A part of Prolixibacteraceae bacterium genomic DNA contains:
- the rfbC gene encoding dTDP-4-dehydrorhamnose 3,5-epimerase yields MKIINTTLEGVYIIENFHALDSRGEFVKTFNSKTFEENNLNTVWNESYFSISKKDTIRGMHFQLPPHDHYKLVNVQAGSILDVVVDLRKSSSTYGKYDFFELNDRNKRSIYIPKGFAHGFLALEDNTISTYNVSTGYNPESDCGIKYNSIGFEWNHIEDPIISDRDLNFVTLDMFKSPFK; encoded by the coding sequence ATGAAAATCATCAACACAACCTTAGAAGGAGTATACATAATAGAAAACTTCCATGCCTTAGATTCAAGAGGTGAGTTTGTAAAAACATTCAACAGTAAAACCTTTGAAGAGAATAATTTAAATACGGTTTGGAATGAATCATATTTCTCTATTTCAAAAAAAGATACAATCCGTGGGATGCATTTTCAACTACCTCCACATGATCATTACAAGTTAGTCAATGTTCAAGCAGGATCTATTCTAGACGTAGTGGTCGATTTAAGGAAAAGTTCTTCTACATATGGTAAATATGACTTTTTTGAATTAAATGACAGAAACAAACGATCTATATATATACCTAAGGGGTTTGCACATGGCTTTCTTGCATTAGAGGACAATACAATTAGCACTTATAATGTATCAACAGGATATAACCCAGAATCTGACTGTGGCATTAAATACAATTCTATTGGTTTTGAATGGAACCATATTGAAGATCCTATTATTTCTGACAGAGATCTAAATTTCGTAACTTTAGACATGTTTAAATCCCCATTCAAATGA
- the rfbG gene encoding CDP-glucose 4,6-dehydratase — protein sequence MTIQHYNNFYKGKKVLVTGHTGFKGSWLSIFLLELGAEVIGYSLDPISNKDNFSLASISSKIIDIRGDIKDKEKLYTVFAKYKPEIVFHLAAQALVRDSYLSPIETYETNVMGTIHVMEAIRQTPSVQSSVLITTDKCYENKEQLWGYKETDSLGGFDPYSSSKGACEIAIQSWQRSFFSSSNKQTIASVRAGNVIGGGDWANDRIIPDCIRSIESNIPIEVRSPKSIRPWEHVLEPLSGYLLLAQKMWDSPGSFNEPWNFGPHLESVIPVWDIATKIVNEYGCGQIIDISSSDHPHEAKLLSLDISKTFFKLGWKPKLNIDETIKLTVDWYKRYQTENVYNICADQIHYFLSK from the coding sequence ATGACAATACAACATTATAATAACTTCTACAAAGGCAAAAAAGTCCTTGTAACTGGACACACAGGATTCAAAGGGTCATGGTTGTCTATATTCTTACTTGAGCTAGGTGCTGAAGTGATTGGTTATAGTTTAGATCCAATAAGTAATAAAGATAATTTTAGTTTAGCTTCAATATCTTCTAAAATAATTGATATTAGAGGAGATATTAAAGATAAAGAGAAACTTTATACAGTTTTTGCTAAATACAAACCAGAGATTGTCTTTCATTTAGCAGCCCAAGCATTAGTCCGAGATTCATACTTGTCTCCGATTGAGACATATGAAACCAATGTAATGGGGACAATTCATGTTATGGAAGCAATTAGACAAACTCCAAGTGTTCAATCAAGTGTACTTATAACTACAGACAAATGTTATGAAAATAAAGAGCAACTCTGGGGATATAAGGAAACTGATTCATTAGGTGGTTTTGATCCTTATTCAAGTTCTAAAGGAGCCTGTGAAATTGCGATACAATCGTGGCAAAGATCATTCTTCTCTTCATCTAACAAACAAACAATCGCAAGTGTCAGAGCAGGGAATGTAATTGGAGGTGGAGACTGGGCTAATGATCGAATTATTCCAGACTGTATAAGGTCAATTGAAAGTAATATACCTATTGAAGTAAGGTCTCCTAAATCAATAAGACCATGGGAGCATGTGCTAGAGCCACTATCTGGGTATCTACTTTTAGCACAAAAAATGTGGGATTCTCCCGGAAGTTTTAATGAGCCATGGAATTTTGGACCTCACTTAGAGTCTGTAATCCCAGTTTGGGATATTGCTACTAAGATTGTAAATGAATATGGCTGTGGGCAAATTATTGATATTTCAAGTTCTGATCATCCTCATGAGGCAAAACTCTTATCTCTCGACATATCTAAAACATTCTTTAAACTTGGATGGAAACCAAAGCTAAATATTGATGAAACAATTAAGCTAACGGTTGATTGGTATAAGAGATATCAAACAGAAAATGTTTATAATATTTGTGCAGATCAAATCCATTATTTTTTAAGTAAATGA
- the rfbF gene encoding glucose-1-phosphate cytidylyltransferase, with protein MKAVILAGGFGTRLSESTHLIPKPMVEIGGKPILWHIMKSYAAHGIKEFIVCCGYKGYVIKEWFANYYLHNSDVTFDLKNNQMQVHNSDSEDWKVTLVDTGLHTMTGSRIKKVKDFIQNEPFCLTYGDGVSDINISNVIKQHFQQNKLITVTAYKPQGKFGALEISDSGVVNSFQEKPKGDNTWINAGYFVCQPEVLNYIEEGDNIIFEREPLEKLAEDNEMYAYRHHGFWKPMDILRDNIELNKLWDEGNAPWKQW; from the coding sequence ATGAAAGCTGTAATTTTAGCAGGTGGATTTGGAACAAGACTGAGCGAATCGACTCACCTAATCCCTAAGCCAATGGTTGAAATCGGAGGGAAACCTATTCTTTGGCATATCATGAAATCTTATGCTGCTCACGGAATAAAGGAATTTATCGTTTGTTGTGGATACAAAGGGTATGTTATCAAAGAATGGTTTGCAAACTATTACTTACATAATTCCGATGTCACTTTTGATCTTAAGAACAACCAAATGCAAGTGCATAATTCTGATTCAGAGGATTGGAAAGTAACTCTTGTAGATACTGGACTTCATACGATGACAGGATCTAGGATAAAAAAAGTAAAAGATTTCATTCAAAATGAACCTTTCTGTCTAACATATGGAGATGGGGTTTCTGACATTAATATATCAAATGTTATTAAACAACATTTTCAACAAAACAAGCTAATTACAGTCACAGCCTATAAGCCACAAGGTAAATTTGGCGCATTAGAGATCAGTGATAGTGGTGTCGTAAACTCTTTTCAAGAGAAACCTAAAGGAGATAACACTTGGATTAATGCTGGTTATTTTGTTTGTCAACCTGAGGTTCTAAACTACATTGAAGAGGGAGACAATATAATATTTGAAAGAGAACCTTTAGAGAAACTAGCTGAGGACAATGAAATGTATGCTTATCGACATCATGGATTTTGGAAGCCAATGGATATACTCAGAGATAATATTGAACTTAATAAACTGTGGGACGAAGGAAATGCTCCATGGAAACAGTGGTAG
- the rfbH gene encoding lipopolysaccharide biosynthesis protein RfbH, whose protein sequence is MNKIEQLRKEILEKVEMYYNAVEDEKESFIPGKTRVSFAGRVYDEKEMVNLVDSSLDFWLTAGRYADEFERRFATKMQQKYCALVNSGSSANLVAFSALTSPKLKAKQLKPGDEVITVAAGFPTTVNPIVQYGLIPVFVDIEITTCNIDTSYLEEALSDKTRAVMLAHTLGNPFDLETVSAFCRKHNLFLIEDCCDAVGSTYNGKMVGTYGDLATVSFYPAHHITMGEGGAVLTKSGSLHRNVLSFRDWGRDCFCGPGSDNTCGHRFDFQFGTLPPGYDHKYVYSHIGYNLKVSDMQASVGVAQLDKLDSFIESRKQNFKILKNHLQQYSSYLILPEATPNSDPSWFGFMFSIVENEHFSRLDIVEHLEDEGILTRQLFAGNLTRQPAYEDVNYRIVRELKNTDYVMKNGIFIGVYPGIDSERMDHMKSSFNRFFQKKGLA, encoded by the coding sequence GTGAATAAGATAGAGCAATTACGCAAAGAGATACTTGAGAAAGTAGAGATGTACTACAATGCAGTTGAAGATGAGAAAGAGTCTTTTATACCTGGAAAAACGAGAGTAAGTTTCGCAGGCAGAGTATACGATGAAAAAGAAATGGTTAACCTTGTCGATTCATCTCTAGACTTTTGGCTTACGGCGGGAAGATATGCAGATGAATTTGAAAGACGCTTTGCAACCAAGATGCAACAGAAGTACTGTGCCTTAGTTAACTCAGGTTCGAGTGCAAACCTAGTAGCATTCTCAGCCCTTACATCTCCTAAACTGAAGGCAAAACAATTAAAGCCAGGAGATGAAGTAATAACAGTTGCAGCTGGTTTTCCAACGACAGTAAATCCAATTGTACAGTATGGTTTAATTCCTGTTTTTGTTGATATCGAAATCACAACATGTAATATAGATACCTCATATTTAGAAGAAGCTCTAAGTGACAAAACTCGTGCTGTAATGCTTGCTCATACTTTGGGGAATCCGTTTGATCTAGAAACAGTATCTGCCTTTTGTAGAAAACATAATCTTTTCTTAATTGAAGACTGCTGTGATGCTGTTGGATCTACATATAATGGTAAGATGGTTGGAACTTATGGTGATCTTGCAACGGTTAGCTTCTATCCAGCTCATCATATCACTATGGGAGAAGGTGGAGCTGTTCTAACCAAAAGTGGTTCACTTCATAGAAACGTACTATCATTTAGAGATTGGGGACGTGATTGTTTTTGTGGACCTGGTAGTGACAATACCTGTGGTCATCGTTTTGATTTTCAATTTGGAACACTGCCTCCTGGCTATGATCATAAATACGTATACAGTCATATAGGATACAATTTGAAAGTTTCTGATATGCAAGCATCTGTTGGGGTTGCACAGCTTGACAAATTAGATTCATTCATTGAATCTAGAAAGCAAAATTTTAAAATTTTAAAGAATCACCTACAACAGTATTCATCATATCTAATTCTACCTGAGGCAACACCTAATTCAGATCCCAGTTGGTTTGGCTTTATGTTTTCTATTGTTGAAAATGAACATTTTTCCAGATTAGATATAGTGGAACATCTTGAAGATGAAGGAATCTTAACAAGACAGTTATTTGCTGGAAACTTAACAAGACAACCCGCATATGAGGATGTGAACTACAGAATTGTAAGAGAATTGAAAAATACTGATTATGTAATGAAGAATGGGATTTTTATTGGAGTATATCCTGGTATTGACAGCGAAAGGATGGATCATATGAAATCATCATTTAATCGTTTTTTTCAAAAGAAGGGATTAGCGTAA
- a CDS encoding glycosyltransferase: MDINKHDNIGYNEIIQSSVNTPLISIIIPTYRRPFKVRKAIISAIQQDTNTNYEIVIVENTSDKSPETEAVIRSCKSDRISYYQNHDNIGMFGNWNRGLRLAKSEWVTILCDDDLIENDFISRATHIIKRTSYRFFCLKNEIFSKEDDLHHIRNNTFKQHVREKNKFHMLLSNQTSTVGNFYKRSIAIALGGFDESLYPSSDYDLYLRYINTEGPYLIDRSKSYGYFRMEGNTSSEIKVQFDFCKKDLILQKKCINNLKINVLKKRLMLSIIKVANRKRLQKLNHQKKSLLFKLELIILSFYTGMINFLYKKKINI; this comes from the coding sequence ATGGATATCAATAAACATGACAATATAGGTTATAACGAGATTATACAATCCTCAGTTAATACACCCTTAATATCTATTATTATTCCTACTTACAGGCGTCCATTTAAAGTACGTAAAGCAATTATTAGTGCAATACAACAAGATACTAACACTAATTATGAAATTGTAATAGTTGAAAATACATCTGATAAATCTCCCGAAACTGAAGCAGTGATTCGAAGTTGCAAATCAGATAGAATTTCATACTACCAAAATCATGATAATATTGGCATGTTCGGTAATTGGAATAGGGGTTTGAGACTAGCTAAAAGTGAATGGGTGACCATACTTTGTGATGATGATTTGATTGAGAATGATTTTATCTCAAGAGCTACACATATTATTAAAAGAACTTCTTACCGTTTTTTTTGTTTGAAGAATGAAATCTTTTCAAAAGAGGATGATTTACATCATATTAGAAATAATACTTTTAAACAACATGTAAGGGAAAAGAATAAATTTCATATGCTGTTATCTAATCAAACTTCAACAGTTGGTAATTTTTACAAACGGTCTATTGCGATAGCTCTTGGTGGGTTTGATGAGTCATTATATCCATCTTCAGATTACGATCTATATCTCAGATATATAAATACTGAAGGTCCATACCTTATCGATAGGTCAAAATCATATGGTTATTTTAGAATGGAGGGAAACACCTCTAGTGAAATCAAAGTTCAATTTGATTTTTGTAAAAAAGATCTGATACTTCAAAAAAAATGCATTAATAATCTGAAAATAAATGTATTGAAGAAAAGACTGATGCTGTCTATTATTAAAGTAGCAAATAGAAAACGGTTACAGAAGTTAAATCACCAAAAGAAGTCTTTATTATTTAAATTGGAATTAATCATTTTGTCTTTTTATACAGGAATGATTAATTTCTTGTACAAGAAAAAGATTAATATTTAG
- the tsf gene encoding translation elongation factor Ts yields the protein MSVNAKDVMKLRKATGAGMMDCKKALTEAEGDYDRAVEIIRERGKAIANKRADREATEGVCIAKTSADNTFGAMLVLNCETDFVAKNESYIALATRILDVAIENKVADLEALKALAIDNTTVGEFIAEQTGVVGEKLDLSFYACLEAAYVAPYIHAGNKLSTMIGFDGVVPEQVGKDVAMQAAAMAPIAINKDAVAAETVENELRIAMEKFRQEGKPENMLEKIAQGSLNKWFKENTLIEQAFVKDGKMTVSQYLAQEAKGVNVTGMVRNSLNG from the coding sequence ATGTCTGTAAATGCAAAAGATGTAATGAAGTTGCGTAAAGCAACAGGCGCTGGTATGATGGATTGTAAGAAAGCTTTAACTGAGGCTGAAGGTGATTACGATCGTGCTGTTGAGATCATCCGTGAGCGTGGTAAAGCAATCGCAAACAAGCGTGCTGATCGTGAAGCAACTGAAGGAGTTTGTATCGCAAAAACTTCAGCTGATAATACTTTTGGTGCAATGCTAGTTTTGAACTGTGAAACTGATTTCGTAGCGAAAAACGAAAGCTATATTGCTCTTGCAACAAGAATCCTTGATGTAGCGATTGAAAACAAAGTGGCAGATCTTGAGGCGTTGAAAGCACTTGCTATTGATAACACTACTGTTGGTGAGTTTATCGCTGAGCAGACTGGTGTTGTTGGAGAGAAGCTAGATCTTTCTTTCTATGCATGTTTAGAAGCAGCTTATGTTGCTCCTTACATTCACGCTGGAAACAAGCTTTCTACTATGATCGGTTTTGACGGTGTAGTTCCTGAGCAAGTTGGAAAAGACGTTGCAATGCAAGCTGCTGCAATGGCACCTATCGCAATCAACAAAGATGCAGTTGCTGCTGAAACTGTTGAGAACGAGTTGCGTATTGCAATGGAGAAATTCCGCCAAGAAGGTAAGCCAGAGAATATGCTTGAGAAGATTGCTCAAGGATCACTTAACAAGTGGTTCAAAGAGAATACTCTTATCGAGCAAGCATTCGTAAAAGATGGAAAAATGACTGTTTCTCAATACCTAGCTCAAGAAGCTAAAGGTGTTAATGTAACAGGAATGGTTCGTAACTCTTTGAACGGATAA
- the rpsB gene encoding 30S ribosomal protein S2 — protein sequence MPRTDFQQLLEAGVHFGHLKRKWNPNMAPYIFMEKNGIHIIDLQKTVVKIDESAAALKQIAKSGRKILFVATKKQAKTIVAEKISEINMPYIAERWAGGMLTNFPTIRKAVKKMTTIDKLMKDESSWSNLSKREKLQITRQRAKLEKVLGSISDLSRLPAALFVVDVMKEKIAVREAKRLGIPVFGMVDTNSNPQDIDFVIPANDDASQSIELVLSIMADAIKEGLTERKMDREKDNKEKEASKKEAAKEDK from the coding sequence ATGCCTAGAACTGATTTTCAGCAATTGCTAGAAGCAGGTGTACATTTTGGTCACCTTAAAAGAAAATGGAACCCAAATATGGCTCCATACATCTTCATGGAGAAAAACGGTATTCATATTATCGATCTTCAGAAGACTGTAGTTAAGATTGACGAATCTGCTGCTGCACTTAAGCAAATTGCGAAGTCTGGTCGTAAAATTCTTTTCGTTGCTACTAAGAAGCAAGCGAAAACTATCGTAGCTGAAAAAATTAGCGAAATCAACATGCCTTATATCGCTGAGCGTTGGGCTGGTGGTATGTTAACTAACTTCCCTACTATCCGTAAGGCAGTTAAGAAAATGACTACTATCGACAAGTTGATGAAAGATGAGAGTAGCTGGTCAAACTTATCTAAGCGTGAAAAGCTTCAAATTACTCGTCAACGTGCGAAACTAGAGAAAGTATTGGGATCTATCTCTGATCTATCTCGTCTTCCAGCTGCATTATTTGTAGTTGACGTGATGAAAGAGAAGATTGCTGTACGTGAGGCAAAACGCCTTGGTATTCCAGTTTTCGGTATGGTTGATACAAACTCAAATCCACAAGATATTGACTTTGTAATTCCAGCTAACGATGACGCTTCTCAATCTATCGAGCTTGTTCTTTCTATTATGGCTGATGCTATTAAAGAAGGGCTTACTGAGCGTAAGATGGATCGTGAAAAGGATAATAAAGAGAAAGAAGCTTCTAAGAAAGAGGCTGCTAAAGAAGATAAATAA
- the rpsI gene encoding 30S ribosomal protein S9 translates to METINAIGRRKAAVARVYVKEGAGKITINKRDIATYFPSDILQYIVKQPLLLLDVVEKYDIKINLDGGGYKGQAEAARLGISRALVMIDEAVKSDLRKAGFMTRDPREVERKKPGQPKARKQFQFSKR, encoded by the coding sequence ATGGAGACTATAAACGCAATTGGTAGAAGAAAAGCCGCAGTTGCACGTGTTTACGTGAAAGAGGGTGCTGGTAAAATCACAATTAACAAGCGTGATATTGCAACTTACTTCCCATCAGATATACTACAGTATATCGTGAAACAACCTCTACTTCTTCTTGATGTAGTTGAGAAGTATGACATCAAAATCAACCTTGATGGTGGTGGATACAAAGGACAAGCGGAAGCTGCTCGTCTTGGTATTTCTCGTGCTTTAGTAATGATTGACGAAGCAGTTAAGTCTGATCTTCGTAAAGCTGGATTCATGACACGTGACCCTCGTGAGGTTGAACGTAAGAAACCAGGTCAGCCTAAAGCTCGTAAACAATTCCAATTCTCGAAGCGTTAA
- the rplM gene encoding 50S ribosomal protein L13 yields the protein MDTLSYKTVSANNATVKKEWVVVDATDLVLGRLASKVAKILRGKNKPSFTPHVDCGDNVIIINAEKVRLTGKKLTQKEYLRHTGFPGGQRSMTAEDILAKYPERLVEKAVKGMLPKNRLGRKIFTNLKVYVGGEHNQEAQQPRVINLDDIK from the coding sequence GTGGATACTTTAAGCTACAAAACCGTATCGGCGAATAACGCGACGGTAAAAAAAGAGTGGGTTGTAGTAGATGCTACAGACCTAGTACTAGGACGTCTTGCCAGTAAAGTTGCTAAAATTTTGCGTGGAAAGAACAAACCATCATTCACACCTCACGTGGATTGTGGAGATAACGTAATCATCATCAATGCAGAGAAGGTTCGTTTGACAGGTAAGAAACTTACACAGAAAGAGTACCTTCGTCACACTGGATTCCCAGGGGGACAACGTTCTATGACTGCGGAAGATATTCTTGCTAAATACCCAGAGCGTTTAGTAGAGAAAGCGGTTAAAGGTATGTTACCTAAAAACCGTCTAGGTCGTAAGATCTTTACAAACTTAAAAGTTTATGTAGGTGGTGAGCACAACCAAGAAGCTCAACAGCCTAGAGTTATTAACCTAGATGACATTAAATAA
- a CDS encoding MFS transporter, producing MSITKVFSKFPKTFWVANSIELFERWAWYGFFALFANYLTGSADQGGLELTQQDKGWIMGVGTAILYFLPVITGAIADRIGYKKTLFISFIVYITAFLLFPHVDSFIGVFMVYLYLALGAALFKPVISATIAKVSTKETSSIAFGIFYMMVNIGAFIGPLITLTTKSEPNNIFYISAFIVSLNFILLYFYHEPHKEEKTQKTTIGQTVSHIFSNIGEVFKDLKFVAFLIIVAGFWTMYNQLFFTLPVFITQWVDTTSLYHWFAEYFPAISSTYGDADTQTMQAEFIVNSDALFIILFQIIISSIVMRWKALNAMMSGFVVCATGMALSLYTQNVYFTIFAIFIFAVGEMSSSPKITEYIGMIAPKEKKALYMGYSFIPVFLGNLFAGVIAGDLYGKWSDKATIVKEFATEKGFAISSELSQNEYFHAVAQKMNLSDIELTNLLWDQYNPSKIWVVIYGIGIFSVVALFLYNRLILNKKE from the coding sequence ATGTCAATAACTAAAGTTTTTTCTAAGTTCCCAAAGACATTTTGGGTTGCGAATTCTATTGAGCTTTTTGAACGCTGGGCGTGGTACGGCTTCTTTGCTCTTTTTGCAAACTATCTTACAGGGTCTGCGGATCAAGGAGGTCTCGAGCTTACCCAACAAGATAAAGGTTGGATTATGGGAGTCGGTACTGCCATTCTATATTTCCTTCCTGTCATCACAGGTGCCATAGCCGATCGCATAGGCTATAAGAAAACACTTTTTATCTCTTTCATTGTTTATATCACAGCATTCCTTCTTTTTCCACATGTAGACTCTTTCATCGGAGTATTCATGGTCTATTTATACCTTGCTTTGGGTGCAGCACTCTTTAAGCCAGTTATCTCTGCAACGATAGCCAAAGTAAGTACCAAAGAGACAAGTTCTATTGCATTTGGCATCTTCTATATGATGGTAAATATCGGTGCTTTTATTGGTCCTCTTATAACGCTTACGACCAAATCAGAACCAAACAACATCTTCTATATTTCTGCCTTTATTGTCAGTCTAAACTTCATTCTTCTGTACTTCTATCATGAACCACATAAAGAGGAAAAAACACAGAAGACAACTATCGGACAGACTGTTTCACATATCTTCAGTAATATTGGAGAGGTATTCAAAGATCTGAAATTCGTCGCATTCCTTATTATCGTAGCTGGCTTCTGGACAATGTACAACCAGCTGTTCTTCACCCTTCCTGTATTTATTACACAGTGGGTAGATACAACCTCTTTATACCATTGGTTTGCAGAGTATTTTCCTGCAATTAGCAGCACCTACGGTGACGCTGATACGCAGACAATGCAAGCAGAGTTTATTGTTAACTCGGATGCACTATTCATCATTCTTTTCCAAATCATCATCTCTTCTATCGTAATGAGATGGAAAGCATTGAATGCCATGATGAGTGGTTTCGTTGTTTGTGCAACAGGTATGGCTTTGTCTCTATACACACAAAATGTATACTTCACAATCTTCGCCATCTTTATATTTGCAGTAGGTGAAATGTCATCGTCACCTAAGATCACAGAATATATCGGGATGATTGCTCCCAAAGAGAAGAAAGCTCTTTATATGGGATACTCATTTATCCCTGTATTCTTAGGAAACCTATTCGCTGGAGTGATTGCTGGAGACCTTTATGGTAAATGGTCAGACAAAGCAACTATCGTAAAAGAATTCGCAACAGAAAAAGGCTTTGCCATCTCTAGCGAACTATCACAAAACGAATATTTCCATGCTGTAGCTCAAAAGATGAACCTTTCGGATATCGAACTGACCAATTTGCTGTGGGATCAATACAACCCTTCTAAGATATGGGTAGTGATCTACGGTATTGGTATCTTTTCTGTCGTTGCACTATTTCTATACAACCGTCTTATCTTAAATAAAAAAGAGTAA
- the lipA gene encoding lipoyl synthase has product MENRRRKPDWLKIRLPEGKTYQNLRGIVKEHKLHTICSSGRCPNMAECWGNGTATFMILGEICTRSCKFCATKSGRPLPLDLKEPKRVANSVKLMKLKHCVVTSVDRDDLDDGGAQVWAETIREVKAENPTTTMEVLIPDFNGDTACIDKVIDAQPEIISHNLETVRRITPSVRSRAKYDLSLSVLKYISDAGVVTKTALMLGLGETKEEIMEAMDDLRANGVEILTMGQYLQPTKKHLEVQEYFHPDYFAELKEIGLQKGFRVVESGPMVRSSYHAENHIRKIQ; this is encoded by the coding sequence ATGGAAAATAGAAGAAGAAAACCTGATTGGCTTAAGATTCGTTTGCCAGAAGGAAAGACATATCAGAACCTACGAGGTATTGTAAAAGAGCATAAGTTACACACTATCTGTTCATCAGGACGTTGTCCTAATATGGCGGAGTGTTGGGGAAATGGTACCGCTACATTCATGATTCTTGGAGAGATCTGTACGAGATCATGTAAGTTTTGTGCGACCAAAAGTGGACGTCCACTGCCCCTAGATCTGAAAGAGCCTAAACGTGTTGCCAACTCTGTGAAGCTGATGAAGCTTAAGCACTGTGTGGTGACTTCTGTCGATAGAGATGACTTAGATGATGGTGGAGCTCAAGTTTGGGCCGAGACTATTAGAGAAGTGAAAGCGGAGAACCCTACCACAACCATGGAGGTGTTGATTCCTGATTTTAATGGCGACACTGCTTGTATCGATAAGGTAATCGATGCCCAGCCTGAAATTATATCACACAATCTTGAAACCGTGCGTCGTATAACACCTAGTGTAAGAAGTCGTGCGAAATATGATTTAAGCTTGTCCGTGTTGAAATATATTTCGGATGCTGGTGTGGTAACCAAGACAGCATTGATGTTGGGCCTTGGAGAGACAAAGGAGGAGATCATGGAAGCGATGGATGATCTACGTGCCAATGGTGTTGAGATCTTAACAATGGGGCAATATCTGCAGCCAACAAAGAAACATCTAGAGGTGCAGGAATATTTCCATCCAGACTATTTTGCGGAGCTAAAAGAGATTGGCCTACAGAAAGGTTTTCGAGTGGTCGAAAGTGGTCCTATGGTTCGTTCATCTTATCATGCAGAGAATCATATTCGTAAGATACAGTAA
- the lipB gene encoding lipoyl(octanoyl) transferase LipB, which yields MNKEIDIIDLGQGAYQEVWDLQEKYFQEVLNIKKQNSSLESKKSTPNRLIFVEHPHVFTLGKSGDEHNLLANYIQLQAKDAEFVKTNRGGDITYHGPGQIVGYPIFDLENFNIGLRTYIELMEEAVIRTIAAYGITGTRDDAATGVWLDTDKPALMRKICAIGVRASRFVSMHGFALNVNTDLEYFNLINPCGFQDRGVTSIQKEVGQRIDIEEVKAKLAKHLTSLIQDASFDV from the coding sequence ATGAATAAAGAAATTGATATTATAGACTTAGGTCAAGGTGCCTATCAAGAGGTGTGGGATCTTCAAGAGAAGTATTTTCAAGAAGTTTTAAACATAAAAAAGCAGAACAGTTCATTGGAGTCGAAAAAATCGACTCCTAACCGTTTAATTTTTGTAGAGCATCCTCATGTTTTTACTTTGGGTAAGAGTGGTGATGAGCATAACCTATTGGCAAACTATATACAGTTACAGGCCAAAGATGCTGAGTTTGTAAAGACCAATAGAGGTGGAGATATTACTTATCATGGACCAGGGCAGATCGTTGGATATCCCATATTCGATTTAGAGAATTTCAATATTGGTCTACGTACCTACATAGAACTGATGGAAGAGGCAGTCATTAGAACGATTGCAGCGTATGGAATTACAGGTACTCGTGATGATGCGGCTACAGGTGTCTGGTTAGATACAGATAAGCCTGCGTTAATGCGTAAAATCTGTGCCATTGGAGTGAGAGCATCACGATTTGTTTCGATGCATGGTTTTGCTCTCAATGTGAATACAGATCTTGAGTATTTCAATTTAATCAACCCATGTGGTTTCCAAGATAGAGGGGTTACCTCCATTCAAAAAGAGGTGGGACAAAGAATAGATATAGAAGAGGTGAAGGCAAAACTTGCCAAACACCTTACTTCTCTAATTCAAGACGCTTCTTTTGACGTCTGA